The uncultured Methanobrevibacter sp. DNA segment CCTGGAGGTTTTCTAACTTAAATGTTCCTCGAGTGGACAAAAGTCTGTCATCTTCTGCATATAAAATATAAGCCGCTGAGTCAAACAGGTCACATCCCATTGCAACACACAGGGCAAATATCATAGGATGGCCGGCGCCCATCAGGTGGCGGGGAACAGTATCTGACAGCTCTTTCATGGAATTCATTACAACATCTACAAGGTCCTTGTAGTGATAGGATTCCATCAGCGGAACAACAGCACCTATAGGATACAAGTCAGCGTCAAGTTTTGAGAGTTCCTTTGCACATTCCTGTCTTAAATCCAAATATGTTGAACCCTGAACCACAGAATTCAACAGCATTTCAATATTATTTTCTTTTTTGAATGCAACAGCCTCTTTTGCACGTTCAATGGTAATTTCCAAATCACTTTCCGCTTTTTCACGGTCAACAAAAGGAGCTGTCGGAATATCCAAACTTGTTCCAATGTCTGATTTGATTAATTCCTGAAACTCGATGACTTCCTTGTTTGTAATTTCCACATCACCGTAAACAGACAGCTGAAAAGACCCGGAATCAGTCATAATCGGTCCGTCGAAATTGATTAAATCATGCAATCCTTTTTCTATAGCTTCCTGTTTTAACTTTTCATCCTTGTAAATTAAGTATGCATTGGTAATTACTATATCCGCACCATATCTTCCAACATCAATTGTCTGTTTTCGCGGATGAATAACCGGCATTAATGCAGGGGTTTTGACATCACCATGCTTTGTTTTCAAAACACCTACACGCCCCATATTATCTTTAGCTTTAATTTCAAACATTATCTAACCTTACCTAAATTGAAAATATAATATCTTTAAAAAAATCAATTCACTGCAAAAAAATTAATCGAAAATAAATTTGAGTGCAAATATCTAAATAAACATTAAACTAGAAATTATATAAATTTTGCCCATATACAATTTAGAATCAAATTTTTCAATTTAAAAAATTTATAATTAATAAAAATCTAAAATAATCCTAGATACAATGAGTTATGAAAATAATGCAAGAGTAATCAACGACGATATTTTTGATTTAGTCAATGAATGTTTTAGTCAGGAAAAAAGTAGTCGAAATATTGAAGGAAGGGTTAATTTTTTTGATACTTACAACAATTATTTTGTTTTAACAGATGATGGATCTTATTCTATTAATTCAAAAGAAATAAATCATAAAGTTGAGACATTACATACATCTACCGGTGCAATAAGTGAGTCATTTGAGAAATTTATCAAACCGATGAAGTTCAACTATGATGAAGATATTGCGATTTTAGACATCTGTGCAGGAATAGGATACAACACATCTGCTGCAATCGCTGATTTCATTAAAAATTCTTCAAAATCAACATTGACCATTGATATGGTCGAAATTTCAAAGGCCACACTTGCATGCGGACTTTTTGTGCCTTCACCTATTGAAGAGCATGACATTACAAAAAAGGCCATTGAAGATGAACTTATAGCCGAAGATTACGCAACTTTAAGTTTGGAAACTGCCGAAATTCCAGAAAACATCCACATCAATGTTTACATTGAGGATGCAAGACAAACAGTTCAAAAGCTAAAAGATGACACCTATGATGCAATATTTTTAGATCCCTTCAGTCAGAACATGGCTCCCGAATTATTTTCACTTGAATTTTTCAAAGAGTTCAGAAGAGTAATCAAGGATGACGGAATCGTTGCAACCTATACCTCAGCTGCACCAATAAGAGATGCATTCATTGAAGCTGACTTCTATATCGGCCAAGGCCCGATATTTGGAAGAAAGCAGGGAGGCACACTGGCCAGCCCAAATCCTTTGATGCTTGATACTGCACTTCCAAAAAACGACGAAATAAGAATTGCACTGTCTGATGTGGGAATTCCATTTAGAGACCCTGGCTTAAACAACGACAGTGACAGCATCCTCGAAGCACGAACCGAAGAAAGACACAATGCACGCCACACCACCAAAATATCATCAGCCGTCAAAACTCCAATCTTTTTGGCCACAGAAATGGATGATGAAAAACTGAAAAGACGTGTCGAGAGAAACCTTGCCAAGATGAACATTCCATCAACAACATCAAAAGAAGCATATTACATTGTTGAATGTGAAAACAGCTATTCAAAAAAGCAGGACGAAAAAAATAATTCAAGAAACAGAATTTTAGAAATGAAAAAAAGATTAAAAAATGTTAAAATGGGAAAATTATGATTTTACAAATTTTCCGCTTTTTAAAGTATATGCATCCTGTTTGGTACAGGAAGTTGTAGGTGATGTAGGAGTCAAGTCTCCTCCTGAACCACCATGATTGTGTCCGAATACAGACCAGTCACTGTCACAGTTTGCACAGACAATGATACCTTCAGCGCTACTGCCCTCAACATTTCCTGTAGCCGGGAACTTACCCCAATTAGCTATTTCTGAGCCTGCAAAGAAAATACTCCAGTACAACTCATGACTATGACAATACGGACATGTTCTGTCAAATTCAGTCATGTAAAATGTATAACCGTATTTACTGTATTCACCTGCTGAGGAAGCCCTACCAATAGCCAAAATGGAATATCCGTCTTCTGAAACTCCATATTGATTGTAAGAAGTTCCAATATTGGATTCATAGACAGTAATTGTTCGGGTTAAGGTATAATTATTGCTCAAATCCTTACAGTTTATTTTATATGTACCTTCAGTCAGATTGAAAGAAATGGTAGCTGCACCATTTGCATTTGTTTTATAAACTTTAGTCTGACCATTGAATGTAATTTGAACATCAGAATTACCTGCAACATTACCGTTCTGTTTTAAGAGAGTTACTGTGTATACTGAAAGCTTATTTGAAGGTGCAACAATGTTATTTGCTTTAATAGTAGGTGAAATAACAGTGATTTTAGTATTTATGCTTGATTGGGTGTATGGATCATATGATTTGAATGTATATGTTCCTTTAGCCAATTTGAAATTTACACTAGCAACACCTTTAGCATCAGTTTTTAAAGTTTTTTTGGAATTTTTAATATAAACGTAAACTTTAGCGTTTTTAACCAGCTTTTCATTTTTATATAATGTTACTTTGAATGTTGAAGTCCTGTCTGAAAATACTGTCATCTTACTTGCAGTCATTGTAGGTGAAATCTTTACAGTGTTAGTTTTTTGCTCGCCTGTTTCAGGATTTATTGAATAAATCTTAAA contains these protein-coding regions:
- a CDS encoding MnmC family methyltransferase, which encodes MSYENNARVINDDIFDLVNECFSQEKSSRNIEGRVNFFDTYNNYFVLTDDGSYSINSKEINHKVETLHTSTGAISESFEKFIKPMKFNYDEDIAILDICAGIGYNTSAAIADFIKNSSKSTLTIDMVEISKATLACGLFVPSPIEEHDITKKAIEDELIAEDYATLSLETAEIPENIHINVYIEDARQTVQKLKDDTYDAIFLDPFSQNMAPELFSLEFFKEFRRVIKDDGIVATYTSAAPIRDAFIEADFYIGQGPIFGRKQGGTLASPNPLMLDTALPKNDEIRIALSDVGIPFRDPGLNNDSDSILEARTEERHNARHTTKISSAVKTPIFLATEMDDEKLKRRVERNLAKMNIPSTTSKEAYYIVECENSYSKKQDEKNNSRNRILEMKKRLKNVKMGKL
- a CDS encoding carboxypeptidase-like regulatory domain-containing protein, coding for MFNKKISLVLITLVFMLSLSVVSAVDSNGTDDVIAGEVDEEPPSVGVSDISESEDILAADSNNNYKFSSNSNGTYYSGGSYDFILFNNNAPVENASVTLNVNGVEYTLNTDASGKVSALLNLSAGTYKVSASYKDVSSMDNVKVLPLVSGKDLTKIYKSTAPYTATFLKNNGKVLKNTNVKFILNGKTYTKKTNSKGVASIGIGLGVGTYTIYAVHPDGYTTSNKIVVKTSVIASDLSKRYLSSKVFSATFYGKNGKLLANKYVTFKAHGSAFKVRTNSKGVAKLSVISKPATFKIYSINPETGEQKTNTVKISPTMTASKMTVFSDRTSTFKVTLYKNEKLVKNAKVYVYIKNSKKTLKTDAKGVASVNFKLAKGTYTFKSYDPYTQSSINTKITVISPTIKANNIVAPSNKLSVYTVTLLKQNGNVAGNSDVQITFNGQTKVYKTNANGAATISFNLTEGTYKINCKDLSNNYTLTRTITVYESNIGTSYNQYGVSEDGYSILAIGRASSAGEYSKYGYTFYMTEFDRTCPYCHSHELYWSIFFAGSEIANWGKFPATGNVEGSSAEGIIVCANCDSDWSVFGHNHGGSGGDLTPTSPTTSCTKQDAYTLKSGKFVKS